TCCGGATCACCAAAACGACAGTTGTATTCCAGCACTTTGGGTGTCCCTTCTGCATCAATCATCAGACCAGCGTACAGGAAACCTTTGTAAACATTGCCTTCCGCCGCCATGCCTTCTACGGTCGGAATAATGACTTCTTTCATGGTGCGGTCATGGATGGCCCGGGTGACTACAGGAGCGGGTGAGTAAGCCCCCATGCCGCCGGTGTTCGGCCCCTGGTCGCCGTTGTCCCGGGCTTTGTGATCCTGGCTGGTAGCCATAGGCAGAATATTTTTGCCGTCGACCATCACGATAAAGCTGGCTTCTTCGCCAGTCAGAAACTCTTCAATCACTACCCGATGCCCGGCCTCGCCAAAGGCATTGCCCGCCAGCATATCATCGATAGCGGCAAAGGCTTCTTCTTCTGTTTGTGCCAGAATAACCCCTTTACCGGCTGCCAGGCCGTCTGCCTTAACAACAATCGGAGCGCCTTTCTCACGCACATAAGCTTTAGCGGGCTCGATGCTGGTAAAGTTCTGGTAGTCAGCGGTTGGAATCTTATGGCGGGCGAGAAAGTCTTTGGTAAACGCTTTGGAACCTTCAAGTTGCGCAGCAGCCTGTGTCGGGCCAAAGATGTTCAGGCTTTCTGCTTCGAAGCGATCAACAACACCTGCCACCAGGGGGGCTTCGGGCCCAACGATGGTCAGGTCAATGGCTTCTTCTTTGGCAAAAGCAACCAGCCTGTCCAGCTCCAGAACGCCGATACTGACATTGGTCATGCCGGGTTCAAGATGGGTTCCGGCATTGCCGGGAGCCACAAAAACCTGTTGTACGTTTTGATCCTGGGCCACCTTCCATGCCAGAGCATGTTCGCGGCCGCCGTTTCCGATGATCAGCACTTTCATGATTTGCCTGTCCTTCAGGTGCTTTGGGTAGAGTGTTCTACGAGACAATAGCTTATTCTTCAATGGCGCTCTTAATGGCGAAAGTGGCGAACGCCAGTGAACACCATAGCAATGCCTGCTTCGTTAGCCGCATCAATCACTTCCTGGTCACGCATGGAACCGCCGGGTTGAATCACTGCGGTAACACCGGTTTTGGCAGCTGCGTCAATGCCGTCACGGAACGGGAAGAAGGCATCGGATGCCATGACTGATCCGGGTACTTCCAGATTCTCGTCCGCTGCTTTTATGCCCGCGATTCTGGCACTGTATACACGACTCATCTGACCAGCGCCGACACCAATAGTC
Above is a genomic segment from Endozoicomonas euniceicola containing:
- the purD gene encoding phosphoribosylamine--glycine ligase, translating into MKVLIIGNGGREHALAWKVAQDQNVQQVFVAPGNAGTHLEPGMTNVSIGVLELDRLVAFAKEEAIDLTIVGPEAPLVAGVVDRFEAESLNIFGPTQAAAQLEGSKAFTKDFLARHKIPTADYQNFTSIEPAKAYVREKGAPIVVKADGLAAGKGVILAQTEEEAFAAIDDMLAGNAFGEAGHRVVIEEFLTGEEASFIVMVDGKNILPMATSQDHKARDNGDQGPNTGGMGAYSPAPVVTRAIHDRTMKEVIIPTVEGMAAEGNVYKGFLYAGLMIDAEGTPKVLEYNCRFGDPETQPIMMRLQSSLAQLCLAGAKGELDAVQPQWDSRTALGVVMAAGGYPADYRKGDLITGIDDANGDGCKVFHAGTQLEGNDVLTNGGRVLCVTALGESAGAAQKAAYEGVAKVQWKDVYNRTDIGYRAILREGV